A stretch of the Desulfobacter sp. genome encodes the following:
- a CDS encoding YihA family ribosome biogenesis GTP-binding protein, translating to MKICQVEFVKSAVKPAHYPEYDFPEIAFAGRSNVGKSSLINTLIQRKNMVKTSSRPGCTQLINFFLVNEALSMVDLPGYGYAKVSKKVRAQWQPMIERYLSARNNLMGLVLLIDIRRDVRAEEFELAKWLESHEMPYLVVLTKADKLSKTKQAKQLEAICSQLNREKNGVILFSAKTRKGRETIMDEIDNLIDWYTQGDEI from the coding sequence ATGAAAATCTGCCAGGTCGAATTTGTCAAAAGCGCTGTAAAACCCGCCCATTATCCAGAGTATGATTTCCCGGAAATCGCCTTTGCCGGCCGTTCCAACGTGGGGAAATCTTCGCTGATCAACACCTTGATCCAAAGAAAGAATATGGTCAAGACAAGTTCCAGGCCGGGATGTACCCAGCTGATCAATTTTTTTCTGGTCAACGAGGCCCTGTCCATGGTGGACCTGCCCGGTTACGGGTATGCCAAGGTCTCCAAAAAAGTTCGGGCCCAGTGGCAGCCCATGATAGAACGATATCTTTCCGCGCGGAATAATCTTATGGGCCTGGTGCTGCTCATTGATATCCGCAGGGATGTGAGAGCAGAAGAGTTTGAACTGGCCAAATGGCTTGAATCCCACGAAATGCCGTATTTGGTGGTCTTGACCAAGGCAGATAAATTATCCAAGACAAAACAGGCCAAACAGCTTGAGGCCATCTGTTCCCAGCTGAACCGGGAGAAAAACGGGGTGATCCTGTTTTCCGCCAAAACCCGGAAAGGCCGGGAGACCATTATGGATGAAATTGATAACCTGATTGACTGGTATACCCAGGGAGATGAGATATGA
- a CDS encoding pyridoxal phosphate-dependent aminotransferase, with protein sequence MKPASRCEKITPFIVMDVLEKIHKMEAQGIDVIHMEIGEPDFNVPQCVNDVSVEALSQNETSYTHSLGDLRLREAISAYHKRTYGTDVDPGHILVTSGTSPAMLLLFSALVNPGDEVIISDPHYACYANFIHYVQGVPVTVTVSEEEGFVYTPDAIREKITPKTRAIFINSPSNPTGNVIPCQRMKEIVSVAKEHGLYIISDEIYHGLTYEGRDHSILEFTDQAFVLNGFSKLFAMTGLRLGYLIAPKSFVRTLQVLQQNFFICANSVVQLAGAAALTQAQKETDLMRKTYDERRKFMIQRLKEMGFKIMVEPTGAFYVFVNVKHISMDSYKLAFDILDKAHIGVTPGIDFGANGEGFLRFSYANSMENLKIGMDRMEGYLKKYL encoded by the coding sequence ATGAAACCGGCGTCAAGATGTGAAAAAATTACCCCCTTTATCGTCATGGATGTACTGGAAAAGATTCATAAGATGGAGGCCCAGGGGATCGATGTGATTCATATGGAGATCGGGGAGCCGGATTTCAACGTTCCCCAATGTGTGAATGATGTCAGTGTTGAGGCCCTGTCCCAAAATGAGACCTCCTATACCCACAGCTTGGGGGATCTGAGGCTGAGGGAGGCCATCTCTGCCTATCATAAGCGCACCTATGGGACCGATGTCGATCCGGGTCATATCCTGGTGACCTCGGGCACATCCCCTGCTATGCTTCTGCTTTTTTCAGCCCTGGTGAATCCCGGGGATGAGGTCATCATCTCTGATCCTCACTATGCCTGTTACGCCAATTTTATTCACTATGTTCAGGGTGTGCCAGTGACCGTGACGGTCTCAGAGGAAGAAGGGTTTGTGTACACGCCTGACGCCATCAGGGAGAAGATCACCCCCAAAACCCGGGCGATTTTCATCAATTCACCTTCCAACCCCACAGGCAACGTCATTCCCTGCCAACGGATGAAAGAGATTGTCAGCGTGGCCAAGGAACACGGGCTTTATATTATTTCAGATGAAATTTACCACGGCCTGACCTATGAGGGAAGAGACCATAGTATATTGGAATTCACAGACCAGGCATTTGTGCTCAATGGATTTTCAAAGTTGTTTGCCATGACCGGGCTGCGTCTCGGGTATTTGATCGCCCCGAAATCTTTTGTCCGGACTCTCCAGGTCTTGCAGCAAAATTTTTTCATCTGTGCCAATTCCGTGGTCCAGCTGGCCGGGGCCGCGGCCCTGACCCAAGCCCAAAAAGAAACAGATCTCATGCGCAAGACCTATGATGAGCGGCGTAAATTCATGATACAAAGGCTCAAGGAAATGGGATTTAAGATCATGGTAGAGCCCACAGGGGCATTTTACGTCTTTGTGAATGTCAAGCATATCTCCATGGATTCCTATAAACTTGCCTTTGATATCCTGGACAAGGCCCATATCGGGGTGACCCCGGGGATAGATTTTGGGGCCAACGGGGAAGGGTTTCTAAGGTTTTCCTATGCCAACTCAATGGAAAACCTTAAGATCGGCATGGACCGAATGGAAGGATATTTAAAAAAATACCTATGA
- a CDS encoding ATP phosphoribosyltransferase, with protein sequence MEKILKLGIPKGSLQNATINLFKRSGWKINVEGRSYFPDIDDNTIECALCRAQEMSINVESGVIDAGLTGLDWVAEHESDVHVVCDLVYSKVSARPCRWIIAVASDSPIQTLEDLEGKTISTELVQYTRRFFKERGINVNVKFSWGATEAKIVSGLADAIVEITETESTIRAHNLKVIHEVMQTNTQLIANKTAWENPKKREKIEQIAMLLKAALVAEKLVGIKMNVEASKLPAIVELLPSLKGPTVASIYQSDWFAVEAIIENSLVRDLIPKLLKEGAEGIIEYSLNKVL encoded by the coding sequence ATGGAAAAGATATTAAAGCTGGGTATCCCCAAAGGGAGCCTTCAGAACGCAACGATCAACCTGTTTAAACGGTCTGGATGGAAAATTAATGTAGAGGGAAGAAGCTATTTTCCTGATATTGACGACAATACCATTGAGTGTGCCCTGTGCCGGGCCCAGGAAATGTCCATCAATGTGGAGAGCGGGGTTATTGATGCCGGCCTCACAGGGTTGGACTGGGTGGCTGAACACGAGTCAGATGTCCATGTGGTCTGTGATCTTGTTTACTCCAAGGTCTCTGCAAGACCCTGCCGCTGGATCATTGCCGTGGCCAGCGACTCCCCCATTCAAACCCTTGAAGACCTTGAAGGCAAGACCATTTCAACGGAATTGGTTCAGTATACCCGGCGGTTTTTCAAAGAGCGGGGCATTAATGTCAATGTTAAATTTTCCTGGGGGGCCACCGAAGCCAAAATTGTTTCAGGGCTTGCCGACGCCATTGTTGAGATCACGGAAACCGAATCCACCATCCGGGCCCATAACCTGAAAGTCATCCACGAGGTCATGCAGACCAATACCCAGCTGATAGCCAATAAAACCGCCTGGGAAAATCCCAAAAAAAGGGAAAAAATCGAACAGATTGCCATGCTGCTCAAGGCCGCCCTTGTGGCGGAAAAGCTTGTGGGCATTAAGATGAACGTTGAAGCGTCCAAGCTGCCGGCCATTGTTGAACTTTTACCCAGCTTAAAAGGCCCCACCGTGGCTTCCATTTACCAGTCCGACTGGTTTGCGGTTGAAGCCATCATTGAAAACAGCCTGGTTCGGGATCTTATCCCCAAACTGCTCAAAGAGGGTGCTGAAGGCATTATTGAGTACTCGTTGAACAAGGTGCTTTAA
- the hisI gene encoding phosphoribosyl-AMP cyclohydrolase — MLELDFEKTGGLIPAIAQDAKTGEVLMLAYMNPDAFNETLASGRAVYFSRSRNKLWKKGETSGHVQHVKEIRVDCDNDTVLLKVEQVGGAACHLGYKTCFFKTVEDNEFNIVEQRVFDPEKVYK; from the coding sequence ATGCTAGAACTTGATTTTGAAAAAACAGGCGGGTTGATTCCTGCCATTGCCCAGGATGCTAAGACCGGTGAGGTGTTGATGCTGGCATATATGAACCCGGATGCATTTAATGAAACCCTGGCTTCGGGGCGGGCGGTTTATTTTAGCCGGTCCAGAAACAAGCTGTGGAAAAAAGGGGAGACCTCGGGTCATGTTCAGCATGTCAAAGAGATACGGGTGGATTGCGACAATGACACTGTGCTTTTAAAGGTAGAACAGGTGGGCGGGGCAGCCTGTCACCTTGGCTATAAAACTTGTTTTTTTAAGACAGTCGAAGATAACGAATTTAACATTGTTGAACAGAGGGTGTTTGACCCGGAAAAGGTATACAAATAA
- a CDS encoding PBP1A family penicillin-binding protein produces the protein MTTKKSRSQILKKRGRKKEKSLFFSIFKWSFIFFILVTAVGCAGLAGLFFYLSQDLPKINTLKDYRPATVTNVFSDDGRKIGEFYKERRIVIPLSDMPSNLLNAFVAAEDSRFREHPGIDIQSIARAFIKNFKAGTIVQGGSTITQQVTKSFLLTPERTYKRKLKEAILAYKIEKKFSKDEILFLYLNQIYLGHGAYGVEAAAENYFGKHAKDLSLAEAAMMAGLPQAPSRYSPFRFPNRAKQRQIYTLNRMKEEGMISNLDVTEAINTKLDIKPRKNWFIERVPYYTEHVRRYVEKKYGPDMLYNQGLNIHTAVNIDLQKIARAAVKKGLTDLDKRTGYRGPIKNITALQVEGFCRETARELNGTLPQKNGIYKGVVLKVDDENKVTQVRVGDVYGFIRLATMTWARKPNPNRAYYETKVKTPSQVLKTGDVIFVKVINEIMEDREYEFSLYQEPVAQAALLSIEAETGHVKTMIGGRDYRNSQFNRAYQSRRQPGSAFKPILYAAALDKGYTAASVIIDSPVVFEDTERDFIWKPRNYKEKFYGPILFREALAKSRNIVTIKILQDIGVDYVIDYARKLGITSQINKDLSIALGSSGLSLLEIINAYSVFSNLGYFIEPVFITKIYDRDNTLLESSKLVRKKVIDMSTAYIMTSILESVVKSGTGRRVKALKRPVAGKTGTTNNLYDAWFLGYTPRYTTAVWVGLDQEAPLGKGETGSRAASPIWLDYMKNTLEGKPVRTFNVPEGIVFAKIDAETGLLPIEESKKTLFECFKEGTIPTEQSPKPNAVSGSEDLFKQGI, from the coding sequence ATGACAACAAAAAAGAGCCGCTCCCAGATCCTTAAAAAAAGAGGCAGAAAAAAAGAAAAAAGCCTGTTTTTTTCCATTTTCAAATGGTCATTCATCTTTTTTATCCTGGTCACGGCCGTGGGGTGTGCTGGCCTTGCCGGCCTGTTTTTCTATCTGAGTCAGGACCTGCCCAAAATCAATACCCTAAAGGATTACCGGCCTGCCACAGTCACCAATGTCTTTTCTGATGACGGCAGAAAAATCGGTGAATTTTATAAGGAACGCAGGATTGTCATCCCATTGTCAGACATGCCGTCCAACCTGCTCAATGCATTTGTTGCGGCCGAAGATTCCCGGTTCAGGGAACACCCGGGCATTGATATTCAGTCCATTGCCCGGGCCTTTATTAAAAATTTTAAGGCCGGCACCATTGTCCAGGGCGGGTCCACCATCACCCAGCAGGTCACCAAATCATTTTTGCTCACCCCGGAAAGAACCTACAAGCGCAAACTCAAAGAAGCCATACTGGCCTATAAAATTGAAAAAAAATTTTCCAAGGATGAAATTTTATTTCTCTATCTGAACCAGATTTATTTAGGTCATGGCGCCTACGGAGTGGAAGCGGCGGCTGAAAACTATTTTGGCAAACATGCAAAGGATCTGAGTTTGGCCGAGGCCGCCATGATGGCGGGCCTGCCCCAGGCCCCCAGCCGATACAGCCCCTTCAGATTTCCCAACCGTGCCAAACAGCGCCAGATTTACACCCTCAACCGGATGAAAGAAGAGGGCATGATCTCCAACCTTGATGTGACAGAGGCAATCAACACCAAACTGGATATCAAACCCAGGAAAAACTGGTTCATTGAACGGGTGCCCTACTATACCGAACATGTCAGACGGTATGTTGAAAAAAAATACGGGCCGGACATGCTCTACAACCAGGGGCTGAATATCCATACCGCCGTGAACATTGACCTTCAAAAAATCGCCCGGGCCGCTGTAAAAAAAGGGCTGACAGACCTGGACAAACGAACCGGATACCGGGGACCAATCAAAAACATCACCGCGCTTCAGGTGGAAGGATTTTGTCGCGAAACCGCCCGGGAACTCAACGGAACCCTGCCCCAGAAAAACGGAATTTACAAGGGTGTGGTCCTAAAGGTGGACGATGAAAACAAAGTAACCCAGGTCCGGGTGGGAGACGTATACGGATTCATCCGCCTGGCCACAATGACCTGGGCCCGCAAACCCAACCCCAACCGCGCCTATTATGAAACCAAGGTCAAAACCCCTTCCCAGGTGCTGAAAACCGGTGATGTGATTTTTGTAAAAGTGATCAACGAAATCATGGAAGACCGAGAATATGAATTTTCCCTGTACCAGGAACCCGTTGCCCAGGCCGCCCTTTTGAGCATTGAGGCTGAAACAGGACATGTGAAAACCATGATCGGCGGCCGGGATTATCGAAATTCCCAGTTTAACCGCGCTTACCAGTCCCGCCGTCAGCCCGGCAGCGCGTTTAAGCCCATCCTCTATGCTGCGGCCCTGGACAAGGGATATACGGCAGCCAGCGTTATCATTGATTCCCCCGTGGTCTTTGAGGATACGGAACGCGACTTTATCTGGAAACCCCGCAATTACAAGGAAAAATTTTACGGCCCGATCCTGTTCAGGGAGGCATTGGCCAAATCCCGAAACATCGTCACCATCAAGATACTCCAGGATATCGGGGTTGACTATGTGATTGATTATGCCCGAAAACTTGGAATCACCTCACAGATAAACAAGGACCTTTCCATTGCTTTAGGGTCTTCGGGTCTGTCCCTTCTTGAGATCATCAATGCCTATTCCGTGTTTTCCAACCTGGGATATTTTATTGAACCTGTGTTTATCACCAAAATCTACGACAGGGACAACACCCTTTTGGAATCTTCCAAACTGGTCAGAAAAAAAGTCATTGATATGAGTACAGCCTATATCATGACCAGCATCTTAGAAAGTGTGGTCAAATCAGGAACCGGCCGCCGGGTCAAGGCATTGAAACGGCCCGTCGCCGGAAAAACCGGCACCACAAATAATTTATACGATGCCTGGTTTCTGGGCTACACCCCCAGGTACACCACAGCTGTCTGGGTGGGCCTTGACCAGGAAGCGCCTCTGGGCAAAGGAGAGACCGGCTCCAGAGCCGCAAGCCCCATTTGGCTGGATTATATGAAAAACACCCTGGAAGGAAAACCGGTGCGCACCTTTAACGTCCCCGAAGGCATTGTCTTTGCTAAAATTGATGCCGAAACCGGGCTTTTGCCCATTGAAGAGAGCAAAAAAACCCTGTTTGAATGTTTTAAGGAAGGCACCATCCCCACAGAACAGTCACCCAAGCCCAATGCGGTATCAGGCTCAGAAGACCTTTTCAAGCAAGGGATTTAA
- a CDS encoding radical SAM protein, translating into MTAPLVIPYFIPHQGCPHQCVFCNQSIITGKKQSNPKFSNIDDVIREYLSFKGNRTQVELAFFGGNFLGLSKAKIRALLLKVKPYQDRGLIQRIRCSTRPDTISEEVLDLVRGHGLDLVELGVQSMDDAVLEISERGHTRKDTLRAIQTLKAAGIKVGVQVMAGLPGDSLSRALATVRALSELSPDMARIYPVLVLAGSRLAQWYASGEYTPLDLNQAVEQVKQMLEIFKNAGVFVARMGLQAGEMMDDPDQMIAGPWHPAFGHLVYSALMFDRACELIEGIGEELRPKQLSLKVHPRSLSRLQGDRKTNLEKLRRRYPGIEFSILCDKGMDLDQVGINPNPPLNFIFV; encoded by the coding sequence ATGACTGCCCCTCTGGTGATTCCTTATTTTATCCCCCATCAGGGATGTCCCCATCAATGCGTTTTTTGCAACCAGTCCATTATCACGGGAAAAAAACAATCCAATCCCAAGTTTTCCAATATCGATGATGTGATCCGGGAATATCTATCGTTCAAAGGAAATCGCACCCAGGTGGAATTGGCATTTTTCGGAGGCAATTTTCTGGGGCTTTCCAAGGCTAAAATTCGGGCTCTGCTCCTAAAGGTCAAGCCCTATCAGGACAGGGGGCTGATTCAGCGCATTCGCTGTTCCACAAGGCCGGATACCATTAGTGAAGAGGTTTTGGACCTGGTCCGCGGCCATGGTCTTGATCTGGTGGAACTCGGGGTTCAGTCCATGGATGATGCTGTACTTGAAATTTCGGAGCGGGGGCATACAAGAAAAGATACCCTCAGGGCAATCCAGACCCTTAAGGCAGCGGGGATTAAAGTCGGGGTCCAGGTCATGGCCGGCCTACCCGGAGACTCTTTGTCCAGGGCCCTGGCCACTGTCAGGGCATTGTCAGAACTTTCTCCTGATATGGCCCGGATCTATCCGGTGCTGGTGCTGGCAGGGTCCCGGCTGGCCCAATGGTATGCATCGGGTGAATATACGCCTTTGGACCTTAACCAGGCGGTTGAACAGGTCAAGCAGATGCTGGAAATTTTTAAAAACGCAGGGGTTTTTGTGGCTCGCATGGGGCTTCAGGCCGGTGAGATGATGGATGATCCGGATCAGATGATTGCAGGCCCCTGGCACCCGGCTTTCGGGCATCTGGTCTATTCGGCCCTTATGTTTGACCGCGCCTGTGAACTCATCGAGGGGATCGGGGAAGAACTTAGGCCGAAACAGCTGAGTTTGAAGGTGCACCCAAGATCCCTTTCCAGGCTCCAGGGAGACAGGAAAACAAACCTTGAAAAGTTGCGCCGCCGATATCCTGGAATTGAATTTTCAATTCTCTGTGACAAAGGGATGGATTTGGATCAGGTCGGGATTAACCCAAATCCACCGCTTAATTTCATATTTGTTTAA